One region of Oncorhynchus mykiss isolate Arlee chromosome 8, USDA_OmykA_1.1, whole genome shotgun sequence genomic DNA includes:
- the si:dkey-12h9.6 gene encoding macoilin, translated as MKKRYVDASKLRKMKKIKITEEISESAYTFLKFMIVWTLVLLADFILEFRLEYLWPCWLFFRSVYTTFHCHGLVICVVFVCAAFTLDIFCFIFVPLHWLFFAASTYVLFNYIWHTEKGICMSTVSLWVSLWVMLVYTDASLRLKDLNNSHANLSHLFAAHCIGYPVVYLGFDATCYFTSIFKLRTQKAVQSENNFHMHLLEQSLPLGLQLYPKSITDDNGNSKWRPKPESSQYQCQNGAVASDERLTMDCLQIHSGVEQGGTERGVEATTLGDSNPQPPPSSKPRDPPTDGGTGGRSTGGGSTESSATTENLPQEEQGGKVPRAAKSSSSSPKARRMSPGAANIPSPPPTGRSERKQKNGSKTVSPNRHATDKGPVAPNPHADQITKLEQEMRRLKGELQASRQGEQELRSHVCNLTNSEHSLRPEVSLLRQNNDLLQSKILSLTKTKQKDKQISAVLEKKTRAETEARLSIEKQLAELQAHKLEEAAILARSSLPNRQEHSVTLMLRKKEKDLETEYKQLQLESQGKEGRLIALVNEVEALGKYRYVEQEEQDVLLSALSALQDKAQHLEYNLSAETRIKLDLFSALGDTRRQLEITQGKVLKQDKEIGEMKRKIAEVMAVSPGMSFMTPRPAVPQYLTKFLNSERYVLNPRALMYQCLKK; from the exons CGCTTACACCTTTCTGAAGTTTATGATCGTGTGGACTCTGGTGCTCCTGGCAGATTTTATACTGGAGTTTCGATTGGAATACCTGTGGCCCTGTTGGCTATTCTTCAGGAGCGTCTACACCACTTTCCACTGCCATGGGCTG GTGAtttgtgtggtgtttgtgtgtgcggcGTTCACCCTGGACATCTTTTGTTTCATTTTTGTCCCCCTCCACTGGTTGTTCTTCGCAGCCAGCACCTATGTCTTATTCAATTACATTTGGCACACAG AGAAAGGCATCTGTATGTCAACGGTGTCCCTGTGGGTGTCCCTGTGGGTGATGCTGGTGTACACGGATGCTTCGTTGAGGCTCAAAGATCTGAACAACTCCCACGCCAACCTGTCTCATCTCTTCGCCGCGCACTG cATTGGCTACCCTGTTGTCTATCTGGGGTTCGACGCCACATGTTACTTCACCAGCATCTTCAAACTGCGGACGCAGAAAGCTGTGCAGAGCGAAAACAACTTCCATATGCACCTCCTGGAACAGTCCCTACCTCTGGGCCTGCAGCTTTACCCCAAGAGCATCACAGACGACAATGGCA ACTCAAAGTGGAGGCCTAAACCTGAGTCCAGTCAGTACCAGTGTCAGAACGGTGCTGTGGCGTCTGACGAGAGACTCACCATGGACTGCCTCCAGATCCACAGTGGAGTGGAGCAGGGAGGGACCGAGAGGGGTGTGGAGGCAACAACGCTGGGAGACTCAAATCCCCAGCCACCCCCGTCCTCCAAACCCAGAGATCCCCCCACCGACGGTGGAACAGGAGGAAGGTCGACAGGAGGAGGGTCGACTGAGTCTTCGGCCACCACCGAAAATCTACCTCAGGAGGAGCAAGGCGGCAAAGTCCCCCGTGCTGCCAAAAGCTCATCCTCCTCCCCCAAAGCACGCAGGATGTCCCCTGGCGCCGCTAACATCCCTTCGCCTCCTCCCACTGGCAGGTCTGAAAGGAAGCAGAAGAACGGGTCCAAAACGGTCAGCCCCAATCGGCACGCCACAGACAAGGGCCCCGTCGCGCCAAATCCTCACGCTGACCAAATCACTAA GCTGGAGCAGGAGATGAGGAGGCTGAAGGGTGAGCTGCAGGCCAGCAGACAAGGTGAGCAGGAGCTGCGCAGCCACGTCTGCAACCTGACCAACAGCGAGCACAGCCTGAGGCCCGAGGTGTCTTTGCTCAGGCAGAACAATGATCTGCTCCAGAGCAA GATCTTGTCTCTGACCAAGACCAAGCAGAAAGACAAGCAGATCAGCGCCGTGCTAGAGAAGAAGACCAGAGCAGAGACAGAGGCCAGGCTCTCCATAGAGAAACAGCTGGCCGAACTCCAGGCTCACAAACTAGAGGAGGCGGCCATCTTAGCCCGTAGTAGTCTACCAAACAG GCAGGAACACTCTGTGACCCTAATGTTAAGGAAAAAAGAAAAAGATCTAGAGACAGAGTACAAACAACTACAGCTGGAGAGTCAAGGGAAAGAGGGCCGTCTAATAGCTCTAGTGAATGAAGTGgag GCCTTGGGGAAGTATCGTTATGTGGAACAGGAGGAGCAGGATGTGCTGCTCTCTGCCCTGTCAGCCCTGCAGGACAAGGCTCAGCACCTGGAGTACAACCTGAGCGCAGAGACGCGTATCAAACTGGACCTGTTCTCAGCCCTGGGAGACACCCGCAGGCAGCTGGAGATAACACAAG GAAAAGTACTCAAGCAGGATAAGGAGATTGGCGAGATGAAACGCAAGATCGCCGAGGTCATGGCTGTCAGTCCTGGCATGTCCTTCATGACGCCGCGGCCCGCCGTACCGCAGTACCTCACCAAGTTCCTCAACTCAGAGCGCTATGTGCTCAACCCACGGGCGCTGATGTACCAGTGTCTTAAGAAATAA